One Deltaproteobacteria bacterium genomic window, TATCGACAGTAGCGCCTATGAAGACATCAAGGATATTTTCAGGCCGGGCCACGGTGATTATACCTATTTCAAAAAATACGGGATTCGTGATTATCGGGGCGGCGGGCGTGCCTCAGGCCGTGAAACGGCAGCACGTGTAGCTGCCGGGGCGATTGCCGGGAAAATTATCTCCCGGCAAGGAATGGAGATCATTGCCTATACAAAGGCGCTGGGGGGTATTGTTATAAAGCTGGACCGTGATGGATCGAAAAAGATCTCCCGCGAAGATATTGCTGAGAACAACTTGATGTGCCCGGATAAGGACACTGCCCGGGAAATGGAGGCGAAACTGGAGGAAGCGAGGCGCAGCGGTGATTCCCTCGGCGGCATTGTCGAAATTATCGTTAGGGGATGCCCTCCAGGTTTGGGAGAACCTGTATTTGACAAGATGGATGCCGATCTTGCCAAGGCTCTCATGAGTATCGGGACAGTAAAGGGAGTGGAAATAGGGGCTGGTTTTAAGGTTGCGGAAATGACAGGTTCGCAGGCAAATGACCCCATCACACCGGATGGTTTTCTTTCCAATCATGCAGGTGGGATACTGGCTGGTATTACCACAGGTCAGGAGATCGTTATACGGGTAGCCTGCAAGCCGATTGCGTCCATTGCCAAGGTTCAGCAGACCATCAATGAGCAGGGGAAACCTGTGGAGATATCGATTAAAGGGAGGCATGACGTGTCGGTAATACCCCGGATCGTTCCTGTCTGTGAGGCCATGGTAAGTATTGTGCTGGCTGACCACTTGTTGAGACAAAAGGCATTATGAACAACATTCAGATAGGCATCATTGGCGG contains:
- the aroC gene encoding chorismate synthase, with the protein product MSGSSIGVLFKVTTWGESHGPATGAIVEGCPPGIDLIEEDVQKVLNKRKPGTIASSSPRKEEDVVKILSGTFQGKTTGTPISLIIQNTNIDSSAYEDIKDIFRPGHGDYTYFKKYGIRDYRGGGRASGRETAARVAAGAIAGKIISRQGMEIIAYTKALGGIVIKLDRDGSKKISREDIAENNLMCPDKDTAREMEAKLEEARRSGDSLGGIVEIIVRGCPPGLGEPVFDKMDADLAKALMSIGTVKGVEIGAGFKVAEMTGSQANDPITPDGFLSNHAGGILAGITTGQEIVIRVACKPIASIAKVQQTINEQGKPVEISIKGRHDVSVIPRIVPVCEAMVSIVLADHLLRQKAL